In one window of Osmia lignaria lignaria isolate PbOS001 chromosome 11, iyOsmLign1, whole genome shotgun sequence DNA:
- the Tsp97E gene encoding tetraspanin 97E, translating into MCGGFTCSKNALTALNILYIVVAFILIGVAVYGRASALVTNLPIIGGILACGVILILISILGLIGAVKHHQVLLFFYMLILFLLFLIQFSIACACLAVNTKQQEQLAEQGWRHVEDDLREKVETTFNCCGFNDTVSVVLNDKEPVSCKNKRCCQYPTDTECECPSCMQKLQSTIDYAFKLCGSIGLFFSFTEVIAAFLARRYRNQLKPHESRFFLA; encoded by the exons ATGTGCGGCGGCTTTACGTGCTCCAAAAACGCATTGACGGCCTTAAACATCCTTTATATT gttgttgcatttattttaattggtgTAGCTGTTTATGGAAGAGCTTCTGCTTTAGTTACAAATCTTCCTATAATTGGAGGAATTTTAGCATGCGGTGTGATCCTAATTCTAATTTCTATACTTGGTCTCATTGGTGCTGTCAAACACCATCAAGTTCTATTGTTCTTT tACATGCTTATCTTGTTCCTTCTGTTCTTGATTCAGTTTAGCATTGCTTGTGCTTGTCTTGCTGTTAATACCAAACAACAAGAACAGTTAGCAGAACAg GGCTGGAGACACGTTGAAGATGATTTAAGAGAAAAGGTTGAGACTACTTTCAATTGTTGCGGGTTTAATGATACTGTCAGCGTAGTTTTAAATGATAAAGAGCCAGTATCTTGCAAAAAT AAACGTTGCTGCCAATACCCTACTGATACTGAATGTGAATGTCCATCATGTATGCAGAAATTACAATCCACAATTGATTATGCTTTTAAATTATGTGGCAGCATAGGATTATTCTTCAGCTTTACAGAG GTGATCGCAGCTTTCTTGGCAAGACGGTACAGAAATCAATTAAAACCACATGAAAGCCGTTTTTTCTTagcataa
- the LOC117603854 gene encoding cyclin-dependent kinase 2 isoform X2, whose product MESEGVPSTAIREISLLRELTHPNIVQLFDVVDGDNHLYLVFEFLQQDLKKLLDFVKGGLDQALVKSYLYQLLKAISFCHLRCILHRDLKPQNLLIDREGHIKLADFGLARTFGVPVRTYTHEIVTLWYRAPEILLGTKFYSNAVDVWSLGCIFAEMATRRALFPGDSEIDQLFRIFRTLGTPDESIWPGVSQLRDYTSMFPRWEPRCLDEVVPSFDSDAKDLLLKLLTYDPSQRITAKKALSHSYFNGVTLVPPPLPKKN is encoded by the exons AT GGAAAGTGAAGGTGTTCCATCCACTGCTATTCgagaaatatcattattaaggGAACTTACACATCCAAATATTGTTCAATTATTTGATGTAGTAGATGGTGATAATCATCTCTACCTTGTCTTTGAATTCTTGCAACaagatttgaaaaaattattagatTTTGTTAAAGGAGGATTAGATCAGGCTCTTGTAAAG AGCTATCTATATCAATTATTGAAAGCAATATCGTTCTGCCATCTTCGGTGCATTTTGCACCGAGATCTAAAGCCACAGAATCTGTTAATAGATCGGGAGGGTCATATAAAATTGGCAGATTTTGGTTTAGCCAGAACTTTTGGTGTTCCTGTTCGTACATACACACATGAAATAGTAACATTATGGTATAGAGCACCAGAAATACTTTTAGGAAcgaaattttattctaatgCCGTGGATGTTTGGAGTCTTGGTTGTATATTTGCAGAAATG GCAACCAGAAGAGCTCTGTTCCCGGGTGATTCAGAAATAGATCAACTGTTTAGGATATTTCGTACATTAGGTACACCTGACGAGAGCATTTGGCCAGGAGTGTCACAGCTACGCGATTACACATCAATGTTTCCGAGATGGGAACCTCGGTGTTTAGATGAAGTTGTACCTTCCTTTGATTCTGATGCCAAAGACTTACTTTTG AAACTCTTGACTTATGATCCCAGTCAAAGGATAACAGCAAAGAAAGCATTAAGTCATTCTTACTTTAATGGAGTTACATTAGTTCCACCACCATTGCCAAAGAAAAACTGA
- the LOC117603854 gene encoding cyclin-dependent kinase 2 isoform X1 — protein sequence MDNFVKIEKIGEGTYGVVYKAKDKLTGKLVALKKIRLETESEGVPSTAIREISLLRELTHPNIVQLFDVVDGDNHLYLVFEFLQQDLKKLLDFVKGGLDQALVKSYLYQLLKAISFCHLRCILHRDLKPQNLLIDREGHIKLADFGLARTFGVPVRTYTHEIVTLWYRAPEILLGTKFYSNAVDVWSLGCIFAEMATRRALFPGDSEIDQLFRIFRTLGTPDESIWPGVSQLRDYTSMFPRWEPRCLDEVVPSFDSDAKDLLLKLLTYDPSQRITAKKALSHSYFNGVTLVPPPLPKKN from the exons ATGGACAACTTCGTCAAGATAGAAAAAATTGGGGAAGGAACCTATGGGGTGGTTTATAAAGCGAAAGATAAGTTAACCGGAAAACTGGTGGCACTTAAAAAAATTCGTCTTGAGAC GGAAAGTGAAGGTGTTCCATCCACTGCTATTCgagaaatatcattattaaggGAACTTACACATCCAAATATTGTTCAATTATTTGATGTAGTAGATGGTGATAATCATCTCTACCTTGTCTTTGAATTCTTGCAACaagatttgaaaaaattattagatTTTGTTAAAGGAGGATTAGATCAGGCTCTTGTAAAG AGCTATCTATATCAATTATTGAAAGCAATATCGTTCTGCCATCTTCGGTGCATTTTGCACCGAGATCTAAAGCCACAGAATCTGTTAATAGATCGGGAGGGTCATATAAAATTGGCAGATTTTGGTTTAGCCAGAACTTTTGGTGTTCCTGTTCGTACATACACACATGAAATAGTAACATTATGGTATAGAGCACCAGAAATACTTTTAGGAAcgaaattttattctaatgCCGTGGATGTTTGGAGTCTTGGTTGTATATTTGCAGAAATG GCAACCAGAAGAGCTCTGTTCCCGGGTGATTCAGAAATAGATCAACTGTTTAGGATATTTCGTACATTAGGTACACCTGACGAGAGCATTTGGCCAGGAGTGTCACAGCTACGCGATTACACATCAATGTTTCCGAGATGGGAACCTCGGTGTTTAGATGAAGTTGTACCTTCCTTTGATTCTGATGCCAAAGACTTACTTTTG AAACTCTTGACTTATGATCCCAGTCAAAGGATAACAGCAAAGAAAGCATTAAGTCATTCTTACTTTAATGGAGTTACATTAGTTCCACCACCATTGCCAAAGAAAAACTGA
- the LOC143305811 gene encoding uncharacterized protein LOC143305811, which produces MFPILTLICILQVQDDEEINPSTEQTKDESPQPPPSTPTKAQNLTSSSSIVTPRAIRSGLAKSPDSAGSRKNLTSPETMEVERGSKKSPTVEDRNIKDKTVKSPSTPRSNSPRVKSPEDKMVKSPVPPQSPNNPQSKSPEDKMTKSPVPPQSPNNPQSKSPEDKMTKSPVPPQSPTDFQSKSPEDKMVKSAGTVRSPNSPRVKSPEDKVTKSPSPRLKTPEDKIPKSPVPPQSPNNSQSKSPEDKTVKSPATLRSPNSPRLKSPDDKTPKSPASSNSSRLSSPEKVSPRPSGKASPKELRLPKLAPSPTPQEVTSTNETRSKLSLPKLSVAH; this is translated from the coding sequence ATGTTTCCTATACTAacattaatttgtattttacaGGTTCAAGATGACGAAGAAATCAATCCTTCAACTGAACAAACGAAAGATGAATCGCCACAACCGCCACCAAGTACTCCGACAAAGGCCCAAAACCTAACATCATCCTCCTCCATAGTGACCCCTAGAGCAATTAGAAGTGGCTTGGCCAAATCTCCAGATTCTGCAGGGTCTAGAAAGAATCTAACATCTCCTGAAACAATGGAGGTGGAAAGAGGAAGCAAGAAAAGTCCCACTGTGGAGGATAGAAATATAAAAGACAAAACAGTAAAATCACCTAGTACTCCAAGATCTAATAGTCCCCGAGTGAAAAGTCCAGAAGATAAAATGGTAAAATCTCCTGTACCTCCACAATCTCCAAACAATCCTCAATCAAAGAGCCCAGAGGATAAAATGACAAAATCACCTGTACCTCCACAATCTCCAAACAATCCTCAATCAAAGAGTCCAGAGGATAAAATGACAAAGTCACCTGTACCTCCACAATCTCCAACTGATTTTCAGTCAAAAAGTCCTGAAGACAAAATGGTAAAATCAGCTGGAACTGTGAGATCTCCTAACAGTCCTCGAGTAAAAAGTCCAGAAGACAAAGTGACAAAATCACCTAGTCCTCGATTAAAAACTCCAGAGGATAAAATACCAAAATCACCTGTACCTCCACAGTCTCCAAATAATTCTCAATCAAAGAGTCCCGAGGATAAAACGGTAAAATCACCTGCTACCCTTCGTTCTCCTAATAGTCCTCGATTAAAAAGTCCAGACGATAAAACACCAAAATCACCTGCTTCTTCTAATAGTTCTCGATTGAGCAGTCCTGAGAAAGTTTCTCCTCGTCCCTCCGGCAAAGCATCCCCAAAAGAATTACGACTTCCAAAACTAGCACCTTCACCCACGCCACAGGAAGTTACCTCGACTAACGAGACGCGTTCTAAACTCAGTTTGCCGAAACTGAGCGTCgcacattaa